A window of Vescimonas fastidiosa contains these coding sequences:
- a CDS encoding SHOCT domain-containing protein, with amino-acid sequence MNKSRETYICSALFVIAAIFILAAQPYVSPFYGSKPSFWLHIISYCAMAVTAVLGIKEVDILACVLLVITAVLSVVICVARGSGMMGVVIVFFDAGALLLLASSVYSKMKYLSYAAAAVVVLGLAVRAFFWAIFASVMSGAEVITCLLLLAALILNGVRYPKAKDKKGMDDPLEKVEGLKSLLDKGIITQTEFEKKKEKILELKNR; translated from the coding sequence GTGAATAAATCAAGAGAGACATATATTTGTTCAGCACTATTTGTTATTGCTGCAATATTTATTTTGGCGGCTCAGCCCTATGTGAGTCCATTTTACGGGTCAAAACCTTCGTTTTGGCTTCATATAATCAGCTACTGCGCTATGGCGGTTACGGCAGTGTTGGGCATAAAGGAAGTGGATATTCTTGCCTGTGTTTTACTGGTTATAACGGCTGTGCTGTCTGTGGTCATTTGCGTTGCAAGAGGATCGGGAATGATGGGGGTGGTCATTGTTTTTTTTGATGCCGGAGCGCTTTTGCTGCTTGCGTCGTCAGTGTACAGCAAAATGAAATACTTGAGCTATGCGGCTGCGGCTGTAGTGGTGCTGGGCCTTGCTGTAAGAGCGTTTTTTTGGGCAATATTTGCGTCTGTGATGTCCGGGGCGGAGGTTATTACGTGTTTGCTGCTTTTGGCAGCTCTAATTTTGAATGGAGTTCGGTATCCGAAAGCAAAGGACAAAAAAGGAATGGATGATCCGCTGGAAAAAGTTGAAGGCTTGAAAAGCCTGCTGGATAAGGGAATAATCACACAAACTGAATTTGAGAAGAAGAAAGAAAAAATCTTGGAGTTGAAGAATCGCTGA
- a CDS encoding NINE protein: MKNKMTALILSILTGGIGVDRFYLGYVGMGVLKLLTAGGFGILYLLDIIHIANGTLGPADGTPYEEDGGSMVVRSEKKAHGIFEDMEKAAALHECGALTDEEYSKIKADLLAKI, from the coding sequence ATGAAAAATAAAATGACAGCGCTGATACTATCCATTTTAACCGGCGGAATTGGTGTGGATCGGTTTTACCTTGGGTATGTGGGTATGGGAGTACTGAAACTTCTGACGGCGGGTGGTTTTGGAATTCTATATTTACTTGATATTATTCACATTGCCAATGGAACGCTTGGCCCGGCTGACGGAACCCCTTATGAAGAAGACGGCGGCTCGATGGTGGTTCGGAGTGAAAAGAAAGCGCATGGCATTTTTGAGGATATGGAGAAAGCGGCGGCTTTGCATGAATGCGGCGCACTGACAGACGAAGAATATTCAAAAATAAAGGCGGATTTGCTTGCAAAAATATGA
- a CDS encoding helix-turn-helix domain-containing protein yields the protein MISYAAFWATLKESQESTYTLIKNHHISSSTLDKLRKNRPLNTTTINDLCRILNCRVQDVMEYIPSDNDQIL from the coding sequence ATGATAAGCTATGCCGCATTTTGGGCCACATTGAAAGAATCGCAGGAATCCACTTATACCCTTATTAAAAACCACCACATCTCCAGCTCCACCCTTGATAAGCTCCGCAAAAACAGACCCCTCAACACCACGACCATCAACGACCTGTGCCGCATATTAAACTGCCGTGTCCAAGATGTAATGGAGTATATTCCATCCGATAACGACCAAATTCTATAA
- a CDS encoding NADH peroxidase yields MKKWVCSVCGYVYEGENPPAECPVCHVGADKFVEQKEDKSWAAEHVVGVGKSFGNDVPEEVRKEIIDGLRANFEGECSEVGMYLAMARVAHREGYPEIGLYWEKAGLEEAEHAAKFAELLGEVITDSTEKNLQMRVDAENGATLGKFELAKLAKKYNLDAIHDTVHEMARDEARHGKAFEGLLKRYFNK; encoded by the coding sequence ATGAAGAAATGGGTATGTTCTGTTTGCGGTTATGTGTACGAGGGTGAGAATCCTCCCGCCGAGTGCCCCGTGTGCCATGTGGGTGCGGATAAGTTTGTCGAGCAGAAGGAGGATAAGTCCTGGGCTGCCGAGCATGTGGTAGGCGTAGGCAAGTCCTTCGGCAACGATGTCCCCGAGGAAGTGCGCAAGGAGATCATCGACGGTCTGCGCGCCAACTTCGAGGGCGAGTGCAGCGAGGTGGGTATGTACCTGGCTATGGCCCGTGTGGCTCACCGCGAGGGCTATCCCGAGATCGGCCTGTACTGGGAGAAGGCCGGCCTGGAGGAGGCCGAGCACGCCGCCAAGTTTGCCGAGCTCCTGGGCGAAGTCATCACCGACTCCACCGAGAAGAATCTGCAGATGCGCGTAGACGCCGAGAACGGCGCCACCTTGGGCAAGTTCGAGCTGGCTAAGCTGGCGAAGAAGTACAACCTGGATGCCATCCACGACACCGTGCATGAGATGGCCCGCGACGAAGCCCGCCATGGCAAGGCTTTTGAGGGCCTGCTGAAGCGGTACTTCAATAAGTAA
- a CDS encoding elongation factor G — MTANEIRNICLLGHGGSGKTTLAEQMLFMTKGTDRFGKTVDGNTTCDYDAEEIKRQISISLAFAPVKYNNVKINVMDAPGNFDFSGEALSAIRAAECAVIVGNAKDGLSVGMERTWKMLGKKPRMMFINRVEEANADYAACVDAVKAKFGTAIAPIVATKADANKAVTVIVDLLHNKAYDAKGECAIPGDMADEVEALRAELMEAAAGADEELMEKFFETMELSAADMAKGLKIGVRDGSVCPVLCGSAVTGLGVDMLLKTIVDLVPVATDMPAEKAKDESGNEVEVAFDPNGPTAAIVFKTISDQYGKFSMIKVVRGKVTGDMSLYNPATGNTEKLGRLYSMKGKKGEEIKEICCGDIGAIGKMDRVKTGNTLCDAKNVVILEGIEYPAPCYERAIAPKVKQEVEKMGTGLNKLNEEDPTFHVSNNAETHQTVISGTGDIQIDVLCAKLKSRFGVETELSAPRVAYREKIRSKVEKRGRYKKQTGGSGQFGDVVITFEPQNEQEDMIFEEAVFGGSVPKNYFPAVEKGLRKCCLNGVLAGYPVVFLKATLTDGSYHPVDSSDIAFQLAAGLAFKEALPEAKPVLMEPIGELKVTVPDSFVGDVMGDLNKRRGRVMGMNPTGDGETVLEAEVPMAEMMSYAIDLRSMTQSRGTFVFSFVRYEDCPAAAQEKAIAEAKAMAEAE, encoded by the coding sequence ATGACTGCCAATGAAATTCGCAATATTTGCCTGTTGGGTCACGGCGGCTCCGGTAAGACCACCCTGGCTGAGCAGATGCTCTTTATGACCAAGGGGACCGATCGTTTCGGCAAGACCGTGGACGGCAACACCACCTGCGACTACGACGCCGAGGAGATCAAGCGCCAGATTTCCATTTCTCTGGCTTTTGCTCCCGTGAAGTATAATAATGTCAAGATCAATGTTATGGACGCCCCCGGCAACTTCGACTTCTCCGGCGAGGCCCTGTCCGCTATCCGCGCCGCCGAGTGCGCCGTCATCGTGGGCAATGCCAAGGACGGACTCAGCGTGGGCATGGAGCGCACCTGGAAGATGCTGGGCAAGAAGCCCCGGATGATGTTCATTAACCGCGTGGAGGAGGCCAACGCAGACTATGCCGCCTGCGTGGACGCCGTCAAGGCTAAGTTCGGCACCGCCATCGCCCCCATCGTGGCCACCAAGGCCGACGCCAACAAGGCCGTCACCGTCATTGTGGACCTGCTGCACAACAAGGCTTACGACGCCAAGGGCGAGTGCGCCATCCCCGGCGACATGGCCGACGAGGTGGAGGCCCTGCGCGCCGAGCTGATGGAGGCCGCCGCCGGTGCCGACGAGGAGCTGATGGAGAAGTTCTTCGAGACCATGGAGCTGTCCGCTGCCGACATGGCCAAGGGCCTGAAGATCGGCGTCCGGGACGGCAGTGTGTGCCCGGTGCTCTGCGGCTCCGCCGTCACCGGTCTGGGCGTGGATATGCTGCTGAAGACCATCGTGGACCTGGTGCCCGTAGCCACCGATATGCCCGCCGAGAAGGCTAAGGATGAGAGCGGCAACGAGGTGGAGGTGGCCTTCGATCCCAATGGCCCCACCGCTGCCATCGTGTTTAAGACCATTTCCGACCAGTACGGCAAGTTCTCCATGATCAAGGTCGTGCGCGGCAAGGTCACCGGCGATATGTCCCTGTATAACCCCGCCACCGGCAACACCGAGAAGCTGGGCCGCCTGTACAGCATGAAGGGCAAGAAGGGCGAGGAGATCAAGGAAATCTGCTGCGGCGACATCGGCGCCATCGGCAAGATGGACCGGGTCAAGACCGGCAACACCCTGTGCGACGCCAAGAATGTGGTGATCCTGGAGGGTATCGAGTATCCCGCACCCTGCTATGAGCGGGCCATTGCCCCCAAGGTCAAGCAGGAGGTGGAGAAGATGGGCACCGGCCTCAACAAGCTCAACGAGGAGGACCCCACCTTCCATGTGTCCAACAACGCCGAGACCCACCAGACCGTTATCTCCGGCACCGGCGATATTCAGATCGATGTGCTGTGCGCCAAGCTCAAGAGCCGCTTCGGCGTGGAGACGGAGCTTTCGGCCCCCCGTGTGGCTTACCGGGAGAAGATCCGCTCCAAGGTGGAAAAGCGCGGCCGCTATAAGAAGCAGACCGGCGGCAGCGGCCAGTTCGGCGATGTGGTCATCACCTTTGAGCCCCAGAATGAGCAGGAGGATATGATCTTTGAGGAGGCCGTGTTCGGCGGCTCCGTGCCCAAGAACTATTTCCCCGCCGTGGAAAAGGGCCTGCGCAAGTGCTGCCTCAACGGCGTGCTGGCGGGCTACCCCGTGGTGTTCCTGAAGGCCACCCTGACCGACGGCTCCTATCACCCCGTTGACTCCTCCGATATTGCCTTCCAGCTGGCAGCGGGCCTTGCCTTCAAGGAGGCTCTGCCCGAGGCCAAGCCCGTGCTGATGGAGCCCATCGGCGAGCTGAAGGTCACCGTGCCCGATAGCTTCGTGGGCGATGTCATGGGCGATCTGAACAAGCGCCGGGGCCGCGTCATGGGCATGAACCCCACCGGCGACGGCGAGACCGTGCTGGAGGCCGAGGTGCCCATGGCGGAGATGATGTCCTACGCCATCGACCTGCGCTCCATGACCCAGTCCAGAGGCACCTTTGTGTTCTCCTTCGTGCGCTACGAGGATTGCCCCGCCGCCGCCCAGGAGAAGGCCATTGCCGAGGCCAAGGCCATGGCAGAGGCAGAGTAA
- the spoVAC gene encoding stage V sporulation protein AC has protein sequence METTPEKYRAYVRQKQKKSPLGKDMALAFLIGGLICVLGQLISDGYIAAGLPREEAATATSVSLVFLSALLTGLNLYHRLARYGGAGTLVPITGFANAVVSPAIDFKAEGFVTGMAAKMFLVAGPVIVFGTLASAVYGVILWLIG, from the coding sequence ATGGAAACAACACCTGAAAAGTACCGGGCCTATGTGCGGCAAAAGCAAAAAAAGTCGCCCCTGGGCAAGGACATGGCCCTGGCCTTCCTCATCGGCGGACTCATCTGCGTGCTGGGCCAGCTTATTTCGGACGGCTATATTGCCGCGGGCCTGCCTCGGGAGGAGGCGGCTACCGCCACCTCCGTCAGCTTGGTTTTCCTCTCCGCCCTGCTTACGGGCCTGAACCTCTACCACCGTCTTGCCCGCTACGGCGGGGCCGGGACCCTGGTGCCTATCACCGGCTTTGCCAACGCCGTGGTCTCCCCAGCTATCGACTTTAAGGCCGAGGGCTTCGTCACGGGAATGGCCGCCAAGATGTTCCTGGTGGCGGGGCCTGTGATCGTGTTCGGCACCCTGGCCAGCGCCGTTTACGGGGTTATTCTGTGGCTGATAGGGTGA
- a CDS encoding TetR/AcrR family transcriptional regulator: protein MEKLDARKRYTQMMLKQSFLKLLQQKPVNRITVKEVCALAQLNRATFYAHYSDCFALKESIENELIVAFEKSLRYVNSFDVTALIEAIYDMVEQNQEACRVLILDDPGSAVLMRMIALAKEDSLAYWRRELPEASETELAMMYTHLSNGLMHVVVEGYDKYSKEETIRFVSRVVKASLSLLRRSAKPLA from the coding sequence ATGGAGAAGCTGGATGCCAGAAAACGCTATACGCAGATGATGCTCAAGCAGTCCTTTTTGAAGCTGCTGCAGCAGAAGCCTGTCAACCGGATCACGGTGAAGGAGGTCTGCGCACTGGCGCAGCTCAACCGCGCCACCTTCTATGCCCATTACAGCGACTGCTTTGCTCTGAAGGAGAGCATTGAAAATGAGCTGATCGTGGCGTTTGAAAAATCTCTGCGCTATGTCAACTCCTTTGATGTAACGGCCCTGATCGAGGCCATTTACGACATGGTCGAGCAGAATCAGGAGGCCTGCCGGGTCTTGATCCTGGACGATCCCGGCTCGGCGGTGCTTATGCGCATGATTGCCCTGGCCAAGGAGGACAGCCTTGCCTACTGGCGCAGGGAGCTGCCCGAGGCCAGCGAGACGGAGCTTGCCATGATGTATACCCATCTGTCAAACGGGCTGATGCATGTGGTCGTGGAGGGCTATGACAAATACAGCAAGGAGGAAACCATTCGCTTTGTCAGTCGTGTGGTAAAGGCCAGCCTCTCCCTGCTGCGCCGGAGCGCAAAGCCCCTTGCCTGA
- a CDS encoding SDR family NAD(P)-dependent oxidoreductase encodes MYNKYLVTGATGFLGRAVVEELARRGAQVHALALPDDPYAHLLPKEVRTVTGDVCQSDGLADFFADADSRTCVIHCAGIVSVASRPAPKLYQVNVGGTWRILRQCIAHGVGKMVYVSSVHAIPEKPRGCPITEDCKLAPGLVDGDYAKSKATATNLVLDAAAQGLNASVVFPSGIIGPGDVQGGSFTSMAESFLAGRLPFAVRGGYDFVDVRDVAQGLLACCEKGLPGKGYILSGHYSTIGRMLQMVGAAAQRRYRPLCLPLSLAKLAAPCYERRSLRAGKQLFFTPYSVSVLGSNGQFSHSAATECFAYEPRPMEQTLQDMTAWLLSREKRTAGGN; translated from the coding sequence ATGTACAATAAATATCTCGTTACCGGTGCCACCGGCTTCCTGGGCAGAGCCGTTGTGGAGGAGCTGGCCCGCCGGGGCGCACAGGTACACGCCCTTGCGCTGCCCGATGACCCCTACGCCCACTTGCTCCCGAAGGAGGTTCGCACCGTCACCGGCGATGTGTGCCAAAGCGATGGGCTGGCAGACTTTTTCGCAGATGCCGACAGCCGCACCTGCGTGATCCACTGTGCAGGCATCGTCTCCGTCGCCTCCCGGCCCGCCCCCAAGCTCTATCAGGTCAATGTAGGCGGGACATGGCGGATCCTCCGGCAATGCATAGCCCACGGCGTGGGGAAAATGGTCTATGTCAGCTCCGTTCACGCCATACCGGAAAAGCCCAGAGGCTGCCCCATTACAGAGGACTGCAAGCTCGCCCCGGGGCTTGTGGACGGCGACTATGCCAAGAGCAAGGCCACCGCCACCAATCTGGTGCTTGACGCGGCGGCTCAGGGGCTGAACGCCAGCGTCGTCTTTCCCTCCGGCATCATCGGCCCGGGGGATGTGCAGGGCGGGAGCTTCACCTCCATGGCCGAATCCTTTCTTGCCGGAAGGCTGCCCTTTGCCGTTCGCGGTGGGTATGATTTCGTGGATGTGCGGGATGTGGCCCAGGGTCTTTTGGCCTGCTGCGAAAAGGGTCTGCCTGGAAAGGGGTATATCCTCTCCGGACACTACTCCACCATCGGCAGGATGCTGCAGATGGTGGGGGCGGCAGCCCAGCGGCGCTATCGCCCTCTCTGCCTGCCCCTAAGCCTTGCAAAATTGGCCGCTCCCTGCTACGAGCGCCGAAGCCTGCGAGCGGGAAAGCAGCTGTTCTTCACCCCCTACTCCGTCTCCGTTCTCGGCTCCAACGGGCAGTTCAGCCATAGCGCCGCCACGGAATGCTTTGCCTATGAGCCCCGGCCTATGGAGCAGACCCTGCAGGACATGACAGCCTGGCTCCTGAGTCGGGAAAAGCGGACTGCCGGCGGCAACTGA
- a CDS encoding ATP-binding protein, translating into MADMIHPFGKKIHDLAEVIPVNCTGCGICAMWCVMHCIDQQPDGIYKVRTEDCIGCRSCKVNCPSDAIRLYRPQQED; encoded by the coding sequence ATGGCTGACATGATCCATCCTTTTGGGAAGAAGATCCATGATCTGGCGGAGGTGATCCCGGTGAACTGTACCGGGTGCGGCATCTGTGCCATGTGGTGCGTGATGCACTGCATTGACCAGCAGCCGGACGGCATCTACAAGGTCCGCACCGAGGACTGCATCGGCTGCCGCTCCTGCAAGGTGAACTGCCCCAGCGACGCCATCCGTCTATACCGACCCCAGCAGGAGGACTGA
- the hemW gene encoding radical SAM family heme chaperone HemW: MKKNTVQKDLPLGLYIHIPFCRSKCAYCDFYSLAGAEERMDDYCRALERHLAEVAPQAECHKADTVYFGGGTPSYLGAERLCRLLGSIRKLYKVDKHAEITLEANPDSATDRKALKRLRKAGFNRLSLGVQSMDDALLQTIGRIHTRQQVQEAVAAARKAGFKNLSLDLIYGLPGQTMEGWEKTLSDAVGLHPEHLSCYGLKLEEGTPLYRRQGELTFPDEDMQADMYLYAVEFLKQCGYEQYEISNFAKPGFASRHNLKYWLMQEYAGFGPGAHSDFGNVRYGYARDLERYLKGELVLQESETVDSDEREREYLMLRLRTVQGVDPREFEYRFRQRFAPLAALLQQCAREGLAEQDGNGWHLTAKGFLVSNRIIGLLQDELAREKNRRLEAAARGDYRVV, encoded by the coding sequence ATGAAGAAAAACACAGTACAAAAAGATCTGCCCTTGGGCCTCTATATCCACATCCCCTTTTGCCGGAGCAAATGCGCCTACTGCGACTTTTACTCTCTGGCAGGCGCAGAGGAGCGCATGGACGACTACTGCCGGGCCCTGGAGCGGCACCTGGCGGAGGTGGCACCCCAGGCGGAGTGCCACAAGGCGGACACGGTGTATTTCGGCGGCGGCACCCCCAGCTATCTGGGAGCGGAGCGGCTCTGCCGTCTGCTGGGCAGCATCCGGAAATTATATAAGGTGGACAAGCACGCGGAGATCACCCTGGAGGCAAATCCCGACTCCGCCACGGACAGAAAGGCCCTGAAACGGCTGCGCAAGGCGGGGTTCAACCGTCTTTCCCTGGGGGTGCAGTCTATGGATGACGCGCTTTTGCAGACCATCGGACGGATTCACACCCGGCAGCAGGTACAGGAGGCCGTGGCGGCAGCCCGGAAGGCGGGATTCAAAAATCTGAGCCTGGACCTGATTTACGGGCTGCCGGGGCAGACCATGGAGGGATGGGAAAAGACCCTGTCCGATGCAGTGGGCCTGCACCCGGAGCATCTGTCCTGCTACGGGCTGAAGCTGGAGGAGGGTACGCCGCTGTACCGGCGGCAGGGAGAGCTGACCTTCCCGGATGAGGATATGCAGGCGGATATGTACTTATATGCCGTGGAGTTTTTGAAGCAGTGCGGCTATGAACAGTATGAGATTTCCAACTTCGCCAAGCCCGGCTTTGCCTCCCGGCACAACCTGAAATACTGGCTTATGCAGGAGTACGCCGGATTCGGCCCCGGGGCACACTCGGACTTTGGAAATGTGCGCTACGGCTATGCGCGGGACCTGGAGCGATATTTGAAGGGAGAGCTTGTTCTGCAGGAGTCGGAGACGGTGGATTCCGACGAGCGGGAGCGGGAATACCTGATGCTCCGGCTGCGCACGGTGCAGGGGGTGGATCCCCGGGAATTTGAGTATCGGTTCCGGCAGAGATTTGCGCCGCTGGCGGCGCTGCTGCAGCAGTGCGCCCGGGAGGGGCTGGCAGAGCAGGACGGAAACGGCTGGCACCTGACAGCCAAGGGCTTTTTGGTGAGCAACCGCATTATCGGCCTGCTTCAGGATGAGCTGGCCCGGGAGAAAAACCGGCGGCTGGAGGCCGCAGCCCGAGGGGATTACCGGGTGGTGTAA
- a CDS encoding 4Fe-4S cluster-binding domain-containing protein: MICTLCPRRCGAERTEREGRGFCRMPATPVVARAALHPWEEPVLCGPRGAGTVFFSGCNLGCSYCQNAPISRDNFGRPVSASRLREIFEELIARGAATIDLVTPTHFVPFILPALDPPLPVPVVYNCGGYESVETLKLLDGKVQVYLPDLKYADADLARDLSCAPDYFPVATAAIREMFRQTGPCVMEKGLLRRGVLIRHLVLPGHPENTRLCLDWIARTFRPGEVLVSLMSQYTPQPGARGSLARPVTAAEYRGAVRYMENCGITDGFTQERTSAREEYTPPFDLAGV, from the coding sequence ATGATCTGTACGCTTTGTCCCCGCCGCTGCGGGGCCGAAAGAACGGAAAGGGAGGGCCGCGGCTTCTGCCGGATGCCCGCCACGCCGGTGGTGGCCCGGGCGGCCCTGCACCCCTGGGAGGAGCCGGTGCTCTGCGGCCCCCGGGGCGCGGGAACCGTGTTCTTCTCCGGCTGCAACCTGGGCTGCTCCTACTGCCAAAACGCCCCCATTTCCCGGGATAACTTCGGCAGACCCGTGTCCGCTTCCCGGCTGCGGGAGATTTTTGAGGAGCTTATCGCCCGGGGCGCCGCCACCATCGACCTGGTGACGCCCACTCACTTTGTGCCGTTTATTTTGCCGGCGCTGGACCCGCCTCTGCCGGTGCCGGTGGTATATAACTGCGGCGGCTACGAGAGTGTGGAGACCCTGAAGCTATTAGACGGGAAAGTGCAGGTATATCTGCCGGACCTGAAATACGCCGATGCAGACCTGGCGCGGGACCTCTCCTGTGCCCCGGACTATTTTCCCGTGGCTACCGCCGCCATCCGGGAGATGTTCCGCCAGACTGGCCCCTGTGTTATGGAAAAGGGCCTTCTCCGGCGGGGCGTCCTCATCCGCCATCTGGTGCTTCCCGGTCATCCGGAGAATACCCGTCTCTGTCTGGACTGGATCGCCCGCACCTTCCGCCCTGGGGAGGTGCTGGTGTCGTTGATGAGCCAGTATACGCCCCAGCCCGGGGCCCGGGGAAGCCTGGCCCGTCCTGTCACGGCGGCGGAGTACCGGGGGGCGGTCCGCTACATGGAAAACTGCGGCATCACGGACGGCTTCACCCAGGAGCGCACCTCCGCCCGGGAGGAATACACACCGCCCTTCGACCTCGCCGGGGTCTGA
- a CDS encoding thymidine kinase: MAQLYFKFGAMGSSKSANALMARFNYEERGQDTLLVKPQLDTRDGDHMVRSRIGLEHPCIYFHEMQQMADSDLQKFACIIVDEAQFLTKEEVYYLVHLVDDCNIPVICYGLKADFKGELFPGSYQLLVLADKLEEVKTICWCGKKAAFNARFDEHGRVVKEGAQVVLGANDKYIGLCRRHWMAGDLGPDFKPLKG, translated from the coding sequence ATGGCACAGCTTTACTTCAAATTCGGAGCCATGGGCTCCAGCAAATCCGCCAACGCCCTCATGGCCCGGTTTAATTATGAGGAGCGCGGTCAGGACACCCTCTTGGTGAAGCCCCAGCTGGACACACGGGACGGGGACCACATGGTCCGCTCCCGCATCGGCCTGGAGCATCCCTGCATCTACTTCCACGAGATGCAGCAGATGGCCGACTCCGACCTGCAGAAATTCGCCTGCATCATTGTGGACGAGGCTCAGTTCCTCACCAAGGAGGAGGTCTACTACCTGGTCCACCTGGTGGACGACTGCAATATCCCCGTTATCTGCTACGGGCTGAAGGCCGACTTTAAGGGGGAGCTTTTCCCCGGCAGCTACCAGCTCCTGGTCCTGGCGGATAAGCTGGAGGAGGTAAAAACCATCTGCTGGTGCGGCAAAAAAGCCGCCTTCAACGCCCGGTTTGACGAGCACGGCCGTGTGGTCAAGGAGGGAGCCCAGGTGGTGCTGGGAGCCAATGATAAGTATATCGGCCTTTGCCGCCGCCACTGGATGGCCGGGGATCTGGGTCCGGACTTCAAGCCCTTAAAGGGATGA
- the mutY gene encoding A/G-specific adenine glycosylase, with the protein MEQNIEKLQAIVSPLLTWYDENRRVLPWREEVSAYRTWVSEIMLQQTRVAAVLPYFQRFMARYPTVQDLARGDEEELLKLWEGLGYYSRARNLQKAARIVAEDYAGAFPADYKELIALPGIGDYTAGAILSIAFGLPVPAVDGNVLRIASRITGWDRDVQSTKKEITRWMTEVVPSDRPGAFNQALMDLGSALCLPAAPRCPDCPLRGLCTAEREGSQARIPVRAPKKDKRPEEKTVFLLRRPDGAVALGQRPKTGLLAGLWEYPNVPGLLTEAQAARQLAAWGLTPLHWEESWQAVHIFTHVRWQMQGYAVLVSGEGDLSWYSEEQRRQKAIPSAFEKANRILQKWEGE; encoded by the coding sequence ATGGAACAAAATATTGAAAAATTGCAAGCCATCGTCAGCCCCCTTCTGACCTGGTACGACGAAAACCGACGCGTCCTTCCCTGGCGGGAGGAGGTGTCTGCCTACCGCACCTGGGTGTCGGAGATCATGCTCCAGCAGACCCGGGTGGCCGCCGTGCTGCCCTACTTTCAGCGCTTCATGGCCCGCTACCCCACGGTGCAGGATTTGGCCCGGGGCGATGAGGAGGAGCTGCTGAAGCTCTGGGAGGGCCTGGGCTATTACAGCCGCGCCCGCAATCTGCAAAAGGCCGCACGGATAGTGGCAGAGGACTACGCCGGTGCATTTCCGGCAGACTATAAAGAGCTCATCGCCCTCCCGGGCATCGGGGACTATACCGCCGGAGCCATTCTCTCCATCGCCTTCGGACTCCCCGTTCCGGCGGTGGACGGCAATGTTCTGCGCATTGCCAGCCGCATAACCGGCTGGGACCGGGATGTGCAGTCCACCAAAAAAGAGATCACCCGCTGGATGACCGAGGTGGTTCCTTCGGATCGCCCCGGCGCCTTCAATCAGGCCCTTATGGACCTGGGCTCAGCCCTGTGCCTGCCTGCCGCCCCCCGCTGCCCCGACTGTCCTCTCCGGGGCCTCTGTACCGCCGAAAGGGAGGGAAGTCAGGCCCGTATCCCGGTCCGCGCCCCTAAAAAGGACAAGCGTCCGGAGGAAAAAACCGTGTTTCTTCTGCGCCGCCCGGACGGCGCCGTGGCCCTGGGGCAGCGCCCTAAGACCGGCCTCCTGGCGGGGCTTTGGGAGTACCCCAATGTTCCGGGCCTGCTCACGGAAGCCCAGGCTGCCCGGCAGCTGGCCGCCTGGGGGCTTACGCCCCTGCATTGGGAGGAGTCCTGGCAGGCCGTCCACATATTCACCCATGTCCGCTGGCAGATGCAGGGCTATGCCGTCCTGGTTTCCGGCGAGGGGGACCTGTCGTGGTATTCGGAGGAGCAGCGCCGACAAAAGGCCATCCCCTCCGCCTTTGAAAAAGCCAATCGCATCCTGCAAAAATGGGAAGGAGAATAA